ATTGCACATCACCACGGCGCGGGAACTGGCCCACTTCAGCCCAGGCCAGGGGGACAAGCGGATCACCGCCGAGGCCTGTGTGCACCATCTGTATTTCGATGAGGGCGACTACGCCGAGCTGGGCGGCCTGATCAAATGCAACCCGGCCATCAAGACCCGAGCCGATCGCGATGGCCTGCGCCAGGCCCTGATCGATGGCCGCATCGATCTGATCGGCACCGACCACGCCCCCCACACCCTGGCGGAGAAGGCCGGCAGCTACTTCAACTGCCCGGCCGGCCTGCCGCTGGTACAACACGCCCTGCCCATGGCCCTGGAGCTGTATCACGACGGCCTGATCGCGCTGGAACTGCTGCTGGACAAGCTCACCCACAGCCCGGCACGGCTGTTCGACCTGGCCGAGCGCGGCTACCTGCGCGAAGGCTACTGGGCCGACCTGGCCCTGGTGGACCTGAACGCCGAGGATCGGGTAGAGCGGGAACGGCTGCTGTACAAATGCGGCTGGTCGCCCCTGGAGGGCCGCCGCCTGCGCTCGCGTATCGCCGCCACCTGGGTCAACGGCCTGCAGGTCTATGATGGTGAACAGGTAGCGCAACAGGCCAACGGCCAGCGGCTGAAGTTCCAGCGCCAGCCCTGATCACGAGGATTTCCGCCCAGACAGGGCGGCCTACCCAGCCCGCCCCGGTCAGAACTCAACTTGAGCATCGGAGATCAGCGGCCAGCGGCATTTGCGCGGCAAATGACCTTTCCGGGATAATCCGGCCCAGTTCAACCCCACAAGACAGGCCCCTACCCATGCATCAAGCCCTACTCGAAACGGCGCGCCACAACATGATCATGCAGCAGATCCGTCCCTGGAGCCCCATCTCTGACCGGGTGCTGGAGACCCTGCAAAGCATCCCGCGGGAAGACTTTGTACCCGCCGCCTACCGCAACCTGGCCTTTGCCGATCTGGAGATCCCCCTGGCTGGGGGCCGCTGCCTGCCGCCACCCCGAGTCGAGGCGCGCATGCTCGACGCCCTGGCCATCCGCGCCAACGACAACATCCTTGAGATAGGCACCGGCAACGGCTACCTCAGCGCCTGTCTGGCCCGACTGGGGGGCTATGTCACCAGCATCGACAGCAACCCCGACTACAGCGCCGAGGCCGGCAAGCGGCTGGCGCGGCTGGGCATCCACAACATCTCCCTCAGCCGGGGCGATGTGCAGCACCTGCCCGGTGGCTCCTTCGATGTCATCCTGCTCAACGCCGGTGCCCTGCAGCGGCGTCATCCCGGGCTGGAACAGGCCCTGGTCCCCGGCGGCCGCCTGTTTGCCGTCATCGGCCAGGCCCCGGCCATGCAGGCCTGCCTGATCCGCCGCAGCGCTCAGGACCAATGGCAATGCCAAGCCCTGTTCGAGACCCAGATCCCCCTGTTGGAAGAGGCACCAGCACAGGCCCAGGGCTTCAGCTTCTGAGGCGGTACGGGGCCCTGTGCTATGCTCGGCACAGCAGCAGGCGATGAGTGGCAAACCCCAATGTTGTTCACAGCAACCCAAAGGAACCCCATGAAGCTCGGCATCATCATTCTCGCCGCCGGTCAGGGCACGCGCATGCGTTCGGCCCTGCCCAAGGTGTTGCACGACCTGGCCGGTCGGCCCTTGTTGCAGCATGTCATCGACACCGCCCTGGAGCTGCAGCCGGAGCTGATCGCCCTGGTCTATGGCCATGGCGGCGAGCTGCTGTGCCAGAGTCTGCCGGATGCGCCGGTGGTCTGGGTGGAGCAGGCCGAGCGGCTGGGCACGGCCCATGCGGTGGCCCAGGCGATGGAGGCGGTGGCCGGACTGGATCGGCTGCTGGTGCTCTATGGCGATGTGCCCCTGATCCGCGCCGAGACCCTGCGCCATCTGCTGGACTGCGCCGAGGGCGGGCTGGGGCTGTTGACCGCCGAGCTGGCCGATCCTGGCGGCTATGGCCGCATTGTGCGCAATGATCTGCGCCATGTGCAGCGGATTGTCGAGCACAAGGACGCCGATGCCGAGGAGCTGGCGATTCGCGAGGTCAACAGCGGCATCATGAGCCTGGATCGGGCGCAACTGCAGGGCTGGCTGCAGCGCATCGGCAACGATAACGCCCAGGGCGAGTATTACCTCACCGACGTGGTCGGCCTGGCGGTGGCCGATGGGGTGCCGGTGGAGGGGGTGGTGATCGCTGATCCCAACGAGATCCTCGGCGTCAACGACCGCGTCCAGCTTGCTGACCTGGAACGCCGCTACCAGCACCGCGCGGCGGAGGGGCTGATGCGCGCTGGGGTGAGCCTGCGTGATCCGGCGCGGTTTGATCTGCGCGGTCGCCTGCAGGCGGGGCAGGATTGCCTGATCGACATCAATGTGATCATCGAGGGCGAAGTGGTGCTGGGAGATGGGGTGCAGATCGGCGCCCATTGCCTGCTCAAGGACTGCCAGATCGCTGCCGGCACCCAGGTGCTGCCCCACTGCGTCATCGACCAGGCGCTGATCGGCCCGGATTGCCGCATCGGCCCCTTCGCTCGCATCCGCCCCGGCACCGAGCTGGCCGGGCACAACCACATCGGCAACTTCGTCGAGACCAAGAACGCCCAGGTGGCCGAGGGCAGCAAGATCAACCACCTCAGCTACATCGGCGACAGCCAGATCGGCCGCAAGGTGAATGTCGGCGCCGGCACCATCACCTGCAACTACGACGGTGCCAACAAGCACCGCACGCGGATCGGCGATGGTGCCTTCATCGGCTCCAACAGCGCCCTGGTGGCGCCGGTAGAAATCGGCGCGGGTGCTACCATTGGCGCCGGTTCGGTGATCAATAAGAACGCCCCCGATGGGGAGCTGACCCTGACCCGGGCCAAGCAGATGACCCTCAAGGGCTGGAAACGGCCACAGAAGGAGCAGAAATAATGTGCGGCATTGTCGGCGGCATCGCCCAGCGCGATCTGCGCGAAATCCTCATCGAAGGCCTGCGGCGGCTGGAATACCGCGGCTACGACTCCGCTGGCCTGGTGCTGATTCAGCCGGACCAGCGCCTGCAGCGCTGCCGCCGCCTGGGCAAGGTGCAGGCCCTGGCGGAGGCGGTAGCGGCGGAGGGGCTGAGCGGTTCGCTGGGTCTGGCACACACCCGCTGGGCCACCCACGGTGCCCCCTCGGAGCAGAACGCCCATCCGCATCTCAGCGGCGACCAAGTGGCCCTGGTGCACAACGGCATCATCGAGAACTATCAGGAGTTGCGCAGCGCCCAGCGCGCCGCCGGCCATAGCTTCAGCTCGGAGACGGATACCGAGGTCATAGTCCACGCCATCGCCGATCA
This is a stretch of genomic DNA from gamma proteobacterium SS-5. It encodes these proteins:
- a CDS encoding protein-L-isoaspartate O-methyltransferase — its product is MHQALLETARHNMIMQQIRPWSPISDRVLETLQSIPREDFVPAAYRNLAFADLEIPLAGGRCLPPPRVEARMLDALAIRANDNILEIGTGNGYLSACLARLGGYVTSIDSNPDYSAEAGKRLARLGIHNISLSRGDVQHLPGGSFDVILLNAGALQRRHPGLEQALVPGGRLFAVIGQAPAMQACLIRRSAQDQWQCQALFETQIPLLEEAPAQAQGFSF
- the glmU gene encoding bifunctional UDP-N-acetylglucosamine diphosphorylase/glucosamine-1-phosphate N-acetyltransferase GlmU, producing the protein MKLGIIILAAGQGTRMRSALPKVLHDLAGRPLLQHVIDTALELQPELIALVYGHGGELLCQSLPDAPVVWVEQAERLGTAHAVAQAMEAVAGLDRLLVLYGDVPLIRAETLRHLLDCAEGGLGLLTAELADPGGYGRIVRNDLRHVQRIVEHKDADAEELAIREVNSGIMSLDRAQLQGWLQRIGNDNAQGEYYLTDVVGLAVADGVPVEGVVIADPNEILGVNDRVQLADLERRYQHRAAEGLMRAGVSLRDPARFDLRGRLQAGQDCLIDINVIIEGEVVLGDGVQIGAHCLLKDCQIAAGTQVLPHCVIDQALIGPDCRIGPFARIRPGTELAGHNHIGNFVETKNAQVAEGSKINHLSYIGDSQIGRKVNVGAGTITCNYDGANKHRTRIGDGAFIGSNSALVAPVEIGAGATIGAGSVINKNAPDGELTLTRAKQMTLKGWKRPQKEQK